From a single Eubalaena glacialis isolate mEubGla1 chromosome 15, mEubGla1.1.hap2.+ XY, whole genome shotgun sequence genomic region:
- the ZBTB14 gene encoding zinc finger and BTB domain-containing protein 14 has protein sequence MEFFISMSETIKYNDDDHKTLFLKTLNEQRLEGEFCDIAIVVEDVKFRAHRCVLAACSTYFKKLFKKLEVDSSSVIEIDFLRSDIFEEVLNYMYTAKISVKKEDVNLMMSSGQILGIRFLDKLCSQKRDVSSPDENNGQSKSKYCLKINRPIGDAADTQDDDVEEIGDQDDSPSDDTVEGTPPSQEDGKSPTTTLRVQEAILKELGSEEVRKVNCYGQEVESMETPESKDLGSQTPQALTFNDGMSEVKDEQTPGWTTAASDMKFEYLLYGHHREQIACQACGKTFSDEGRLRKHEKLHTADRPFVCEMCTKGFTTQAHLKEHLKIHTGYKPYSCEVCGKSFIRAPDLKKHERVHSNERPFACHMCDKAFKHKSHLKDHERRHRGEKPFVCGSCTKAFAKASDLKRHENNMHSERKQVTPSAMQSETEQLQAAAMAAEAEQQLETIACS, from the exons ATG gAGTTTTTCATCAGTATGTCTGAAACCATTAAATACAATGACGATGATCATAAAACTCTGTTTCTGAAAACCCTAAACGAGCAGCGCCTGGAAGGAGAATTTTGCGATATCGCGATTGTGGTGGAGGATGTCAAGTTCAGGGCGCACAGGTGTGTCCTTGCCGCCTGCAGCACCTACTTTAAAAAGCTTTTCAAGAAGCTTGAGGTCGATAGCTCTTCAGTAATAGAAATAGATTTTCTCCGTTCTGATATATTTGAAGAGGTCCTGAATTACATGTACACGGCAAAGATTTCTGTGAAAAAAGAAGATGTTAACTTAATGATGTCATCGGGGCAGATTCTCGGTATCCGATTTTTGGATAAACTCTGTTCTCAGAAGCGGGACGTGTCCAGTCCCGACGAAAATAACGGCCAATCCAAAAGCAAGTACTGCCTCAAGATCAATCGCCCCATTGGAGATGCTGCTGACACTCAGGATGATGACGTGGAGGAAATCGGAGACCAAGATGACAGTCCCTCCGATGACACGGTAGAAGGCACCCCCCCAAGTCAGGAGGACGGCAAGTCACCCACAACGACGCTCAGGGTCCAGGAAGCGATCCTGAAAGAGCTGGGGAGTGAGGAGGTGCGGAAAGTCAATTGCTATGGCCAGGAAGTCGAATCCATGGAGACCCCCGAGTCCAAGGATCTGGGATCCCAGACCCCTCAAGCCTTAACATTTAACGATGGGATGAGCGAAGTGAAGGATGAACAGACCCCAGGCTGGACCACAGCTGCCAGCGACATGAAGTTTGAGTACCTGCTGTACGGCCACCACCGGGAGCAGATCGCCTGCCAGGCCTGCGGGAAGACGTTTTCGGACGAGGGCAGGCTGAGAAAGCACGAGAAGCTGCACACGGCCGACCGGCCCTTCGTCTGCGAGATGTGCACCAAGGGCTTCACCACCCAGGCCCACCTGAAGGAGCACCTGAAGATCCACACGGGCTACAAGCCCTACAGCTGCGAGGTGTGCGGCAAGTCGTTCATCCGCGCCCCGGACTTGAAGAAGCACGAGCGGGTCCACAGCAACGAGCGGCCCTTCGCCTGCCACATGTGCGACAAGGCCTTCAAACACAAGTCCCACCTCAAGGACCACGAGCGCAGGCATCGGGGCGAGAAGCCCTTCGTGTGCGGCTCCTGCACCAAGGCCTTCGCCAAGGCGTCGGATCTAAAACGGCACGAGAACAATATGCACAGCGAGCGGAAGCAGGTCACCCCCAGCGCCATGCAGAGCGAGACGGAGCAGCTGCAGGCGGCGGCCATGGCCGCGGAGGCCGAGCAGCAGCTGGAGACCATCGCCTGCAGCTAG